CTTCTATCGCGTGGTCGGCGACGGGCATGGCCCCTGTTTCGACCATCGTCGTTTCGAGGGCGTCCAGAACGACGTGCTTCTCGGCAGTATCGAGTTGCGTCGCGAGAGTGTCGAGATCGAAGGCGGCGAGCGTGGCTGCGAGGAGCCGACGGCTGTCAGCGATCACGTCGGAGACACCGAACACGGCAGCCGCTGAATCGGGCTCTGGACGAGTGAGCAGCCGAGACAATTGATCGGCGACCGGAGCAGAGAGATCTTGGGAGGCTACGTCCTCTTCCGCGTATTCGAGCGCCCGTTCGCACAGGTCTCGACGTTTGAGGATCGTCGAAGGCCCGGGATTGCGCGGTAACGGTGTCTGAAGTTCATCGACGATCCTCGCAACGTCCGTTTGGGCCCGGTCCGGAAGTCGCCGAGTCATAGGTTTTATCGTTGATTTTCACTCTGTTCTACCAAAATAGCATGGGCTACCGCTCCTCGAAACCGGTCGGTTACAGGTCGTGTGAGCGGGATACCCTTTCTTTTGCCATTGGCGGATTCTCTCCGAGTGCAATGCTCCGACGCATCATATCGAAGACTAAGCGCTGGGTGAACGTCAACGTCATCGGACGCTCTCCCATCGATAACATGAGTCCCCTCGAGCTCGAGCGCCGAATCCGGAAGCTCGAGCGCCAGAAACAGGAGTACAAGAGCGACATGACTAGCGCGAAGAAGGAGTACGACGAGAAGATCAAGGAAGCACAGAACGCCGACGAGACGCGCATCCCGGAGATCAAGTCCGAGGCGTCGCGGCTCCTCAGCAAGTACGAGGCTATCCGCTCGCAGTGGATGGAGACGCTCGTCGGCTTGCGGTTCATGCAGCAGGCCGCGCTCGGCAAGCAGATCAGTGCCGACGGCCCGGAGGCGTTGCCATCGAACATGAACCCCCGTCAGTTCGAGGCGGCCGCCCAGTCTATCGAGGAAAAGATAGGGCGGCGCGAGGATCGCCTCGACGAGTGGGGGATCGCCGCGAACCGCCTGGAGGACATCAGTCAGGGCGGGTCGGCGCACATCGAGGCAATGGCGGACGAGCGTGTGGACGCGGCGATCGACGCCGCGCGGGACGGCGATGAGGTCCCCACCCTCGAGGAACTCGCTGACGACACGTTCAGCGACGTCGAGGAGAGCGTGTCCGAACCCGAAGCCGCCTCGTCGACCGGGCAGGCCGAGCACTTCTAGCGGTTCAACCACTTCCCCTTTCATTCATGAAGTACGATGCTTACCGGATAGAGATACTACGAGAACAGTACGAGGACTCGTTCAAGTCCGCCCAAGAGCACCGCCGAGCTGGCCGCAAGAAGGCGGCGGCGAGAGCGTACGCAGACGCCGCGGAAACGCTGTCGAAACTGGACGATGCGACCAACGAAGACCGTGCGCATCAGGTGAAACGCTTGGAGCGGGCGGCAGACATTCTGCGTCGCGGCGAGGACCTCGAGGACCACTTCAAGCGTAATCAGGAGCCAGAAGATGACCGAGGCGACGGTGGTGGACCGCCATCTGTTGGTGGTGACAGCGAGGACGACGAGATGCGCGCACAGATGGAGTCGTTCATTGCGGAGACCGAGACGACGTGGGCGGACATCGGCGGCCTGGATGATGTCCAGCACGACCTGAAGCGCGCGGTGGCGCTCGGCTCAATCGCGAACAAGCCCGATGCGGTGTCCGCGACCGAGCGGATACTGCTCTTCGGCCCCCCAGGGACTGGCAAGACGTTGCTCGCGAGTGCTGTTGCCGGGTCACTCGATGCCAACTTCTTCAAAGTCGAACTCGGGAACCTCCTGTCGAAGTGGTACGGCGAGTCCTCCAAGCAGATCTCGGCGCTGTTCGAGACCGCAGCCGAGTTGAGTCCGAGCGTCGTCTTCCTCGACGAGGTAGACTCGCTCGCGCAGTCACGGGACGGTGATATGAACGAGACGTCACGACGGGTGCTCGACACGTTGCTCGCAGAACTCGACGGCGTCGAGAAGGGGAGCGACGACTTCGTGCTGACGCTGGCGGCCACCAATACCCCCTGGATTCTGGACAGTGCGATTCGGAGTCGATTCCCGAAGCGCATCCACGTCCCCCTTCCGAACGTCGATGCTGCAACCGAGATTATTCGAATCCACACGGTCGACGGCGGCGTCGCGTTCGAGGGCCACCCTAGCGCGTTCGTCGACGACTCAAAACACGCTCGGGGCGTTGACAGTCCCGAACGCGCCATCGCCCAACGCTGCGTCGAGGATGGCTACACCGGCCGGGACATGGAGGCGCTCTGCAGTGCCGCGGTGAACAACATGGTCACGCGGCACAACCCCGACCTCGCGCACCTCGTCGACGAGAGCGTCAAACGCCTGCGCTCACACACGCTCAACCTCGGCCGCATCAAACCGCAGGACGTCACCCACGCGTTCGCGACCACGTCACCCTCGCTCCCAGAGGAAGACGTCGCGCGCTTCTACGACTGGGATGACGAATACGGTTCCCGGACCTGAACCGCGATCTGGGCGGGTGACAGACCCGACCTACAACGAGTGTAGCCGAACCCTGGCGATATTGACAGAACTCGCGAAGAACGAGGTATGACGCAACCGGCACGCGAATTCTGGACCGGAGAGAACGAGTACCAGGACCTCGCGGAGCGATACGAGCGGGGGATCGAGATCGTTTCGCCGGAGTACTCTCGGAACTGTCGCTGTGGGTGGCCGTACTGCACCTACGGTGCCTCCACCGTCACCTACTACGAGTACCGTGGCGAATCTGTCTGATTCACAACAACCTACGACGGCGTCGCCGACGAACCGTTCTCCAGGGGGCAATCCTCGAAGACCGAGTCCCGAGACGACGTAAGCCCGACTGGAACTATGAACTGTACGGCGACGCGAGACGCTGTGGGGTCTGAGAAAGCTACCTGTCGTGGGTCACATGGTAGGGGAACGATTTAGGCCACTGCCATGTCACGACAAGAGCATGGATTCTGGGTGGGACGACATCGATCGGCCGGCGAACGATCTCTCACAGCCTGCCGACCCCGCTGCAGTGTTCGCATCGACTTCCACGGACGTGGACGCGATATGATCGACACTACGGGAGCTGCTGGCCGAGAACCTCAATCGCGGTACCCTTCTCCGGGTTCGCGACACGGTCACCGATCTTATCGACGCTCTTCCCGAGAACCGTCCGCCGACGGTGTCGACGGTGAATCTCCTTCTCGACGTCGTGGTGCACGTCAGTAGTCCTGAGTTCGGTGCCAGCGGCACGTCGTTCGGACTCAGAACGCTGTCGTCGGAGACGATCCGTACTACGACATCAGTGCTCGCCGATATCGCCGAGAACATCCGCAAGTCGTCTTAGACGCCCACTTCCCCGCCCTCCAGGACGTCTTCGGCGACGCAGATCGGGCTAGGCGCGAACAGTCTGCCGACATCTTCGCAGACTGATCCGGCGCGGTCACGATGAACTTCTCAGTGTCGTCGCCGGTGACTGGATAGCAGGAGATGTAGTCAGGTGCGAGGTGTGCTTTAAGCCAGCGCCGGACACGGCGGTGGGCCAGTCGCCAGGCGCAGTGGAGGTAGAACAGCTGAAGCAGTGGGGTCGCGTCCCCTCTGGAACGTCCTCGTCCTCCGATGTCGTGAACTTGTAGTACGGGTCCGTGTCCATATCCGAGTCGTCGTCGCAGTCCACCGTATGGGCTTGTGGCATTCTACGAAGACTGTAAACTTCCCGACACTTGCTGCTGCCCTTCGTCTGAACCTGTTCCGATCGTTACTGGTACACGACCGATTCGAGCGCGGCGTCGATGTCGATATTGAGATTTGCCTCGATGCGGTCGCCGTCGTCTATGACGGCCTCGATTTCAATAAGGTGGTCGACGGCTTCCTCAAGCCGTTCCTCGATACGGCTGCCGACGCGATCGTAACCGAACCGTCGTGTAGTCTCGAGGACGAGGTCGGTGCGGGTCATCGCGCCCCCGTTCGCAAGCAGTACGTAGGAGGCTTTCGCGAGTTCCGCACGTGGAATCGCGGTGACTTTGCGGCGATCATCGGCGTGTCCGCGGAGCGGAATCTCCGCGGCATCTCGCGGTGGCCAGAGGAAGGCGTCGTGGATGTGGAGGTGGCCGGCATCGGCGATCGCCTGGGCCTGGTCAGCGAGCCGCTCGCGGAGGTCGGTGTCGAGACGGTCGGCTTCGAGCGCCTCGGCGACGGTTCGGTAGGCGGTTGTCTCGGTGACGGGGCCGGCATCGGCGACTATCGAGAGGAGTGCACGCTGGACTTCTCGCGGTGGCACGCCGAAGTCGTCGCCGTTGAGATCGGGGACCGTGGGCGGCTCGTACGTGTCGAATGGGTCACCACCGTCGGACTGTACAGGGTGCGAGTCCGCCTCTTCAGCGGCTGGGTCGGTGGCGGTGCACTCGCGGTCGCTCGGCGGGTGCACGAGGGTCGTAGCGTCGACCGCCGGCTCGGGATCGCCGTTGCCGTTGACACGTTCGCGGATGCGGTCACGTTCACGTTCGGGGTCGGTCGCCCAGGTTGGCGCCCAGATACGATGGACGTCCCAGCCGCGGTCCGCAAGCACGAGCTGGCGGAGGCGCTCGCGATCTCGGGTACTGGCGGCGTGTCGTGCCGCGGCACCGTCGAGTTCGATGCCGAGCGCGTACTGGTGGGGGTCCTCAGGGTCGCGTATCGCCATATCGAGGACGTACCCCGCGGTTCCGAGGTCGGTGGCGACATCGAATCCGGCATCGCTAAGCGTCTTGTAGACATCGCGAGCAAGCGGCGAGTCGAGCGTATCGTCGGTTGGCGACGCCCTGCCGGCGGTCGTGGGGACGCTGTCGGCGTCGACCTCGCTCGTGATCGGGGGGTCACCGTCGCTTGCGGTCGGAGACGCGGCGGTGGGGTCGTGGTCGCGGACGTGCGCAAGGTAGCGTTTGAAGTCCGCGACGCCACGGTGTGTGGCGCCGCTGGCGTCGACGTCTTCGGGATGGAGCGAGGAGACGACGGTAACCTGGCGGCGGGCGCGCGTGATAGCGACGTTCAGGCGGCGGTGCCCCCCGCTCCGGTTCAGAGGACCGAAGTTCGCGGTCACGGTCCCCGATTCGGTAGGGCCGTAACCGACGCTAAAGACAATGCGGTCGCGTTCGTCGCCCTGAACGACCTCGAGGGTCTTCACGAAGAACCCCTCCTGGACGTCCTCGCAGTCGACGAATGCGTCGAGCGTAGGGTTCTCGCGGCGGCGGTCGGCGAGCGCGTCGCGGATGGCGCGCTCTTGGGCGCGACTGAACGCAACCACACCGAGGGTCTCGTCGGGACGCATTTCGGCGTGGCTGGCAACGATGTCGACGACACGCTCGGCCTCGCGCTCGTTCTGTCTGGTGTCGCCGCGGTCGTAGACGCCGTCGGGGACGTACTCGAACTCGAGGCCTGTGGTCGTATCGTCGGTGGCCGGCGCGGGGAATGTCCGGAGTCGTCCGTCGTAGTAGCGGTCGTTCGAGAACGAGACGAGCGACGGGGCGGCGCTCCGGTAGTGCCACGTGAGGTACTGCTCGGGGATCACGGCCGCGGCCTCGTCGAGGATGCTCTCGAGGTCAGTGCGGCCGCCTGTGTCGTCGGCGAGGTCGGTCTCGAAGAACGACGTCGGCGGGAGCTGGTTCGCGTCCCCCGCGACGATCACCTGGTCGGCACGGACGAGTGCGCTCACGGCTTTCGCGGGCGGTATCTGGCTGGCCTCATCGAAGATGACGGTGTCGAACTCGATGGCGTCGAGCGCGAGGGAGTCAGCGACGGTACGGGGACTCATCATAAAGCACGGCTTGAGTTGCTGGATGATTTCGCCGGCGTCCGCGAAAAGTTCACGGAGCGGTCGCTGGTGGTGGGCCTTCCCGAGTTCGCGCTTCAGGACGACCTGCGCGGCGCTGTCGGCGTGTTCGAGTTCGATGCTGGGACGACGGCTCGTGACGGCGTGGCGGACGGCCGCGGCGTCATGCTCTCGGAGCGCGTCGTCGGCCTCTCGGTACGTCTCGAGGTGGTGTGTGTACGTCTCGGCGTTGAACGTGTCGAGGTCCGTCTCGTCGTAGAGGGCGTTCAGCCAGTGGCGGTAGAACCCACGCTCGAACGCGCTGACGAGGTGGCTAGAGTCGTGGCCGGCCGCGAGGAACTCGTCGAGATAGTCGCCGGCGATAGTGTCGGCGACGCGGTTGCGGGCGGCTTGGAAGGCTACCCAGTCTTGGAGGCGGTCGAGGTTCTCGCGCAGTGTTTCGAGGACGGTGCGCTGGGCGCTCCACGACGCGGCGGGGAACGCGGTACCGTCGGCGTCCAGTTCATCGAGTGCGACG
This DNA window, taken from Natronorubrum tibetense GA33, encodes the following:
- a CDS encoding AAA family ATPase gives rise to the protein MKYDAYRIEILREQYEDSFKSAQEHRRAGRKKAAARAYADAAETLSKLDDATNEDRAHQVKRLERAADILRRGEDLEDHFKRNQEPEDDRGDGGGPPSVGGDSEDDEMRAQMESFIAETETTWADIGGLDDVQHDLKRAVALGSIANKPDAVSATERILLFGPPGTGKTLLASAVAGSLDANFFKVELGNLLSKWYGESSKQISALFETAAELSPSVVFLDEVDSLAQSRDGDMNETSRRVLDTLLAELDGVEKGSDDFVLTLAATNTPWILDSAIRSRFPKRIHVPLPNVDAATEIIRIHTVDGGVAFEGHPSAFVDDSKHARGVDSPERAIAQRCVEDGYTGRDMEALCSAAVNNMVTRHNPDLAHLVDESVKRLRSHTLNLGRIKPQDVTHAFATTSPSLPEEDVARFYDWDDEYGSRT
- a CDS encoding DUF4011 domain-containing protein, which encodes MTAEEACDAAVDAVVDGWQEQLLDLTRRNTLVDFEPTKTKSIPLAAAAGPVVDRLRETGAIELAKAPDESPPETARTDPTTVSDSAGTDAAVALRAPEAAEESLDAIERYHRQYLRERGADTLFLSIGRLTWTESGDTEPYESPLFLLSVELEHRPETAEDVHAHVVAYDGAPLVVNPALRRKLQIERDLDLPADGDIAVDDLDAAFDAIAAIADSFHDWGISRELAVCIFDFATVSLYEDLDRNREAITSDPLVRAIAGDTDALNGHTDDREINEETTADGTTREGTSTDETERDANQLAYQVLEADPSQRAAIDAALDGESFVLQGPPGTGKSQTISNIVAAKLGRDERVLFVSEKQAALDVVQSRLAEVGLGRFCLEAHGQQATKSNVLDALGRELRSGRADLPAGRDACREHRDDAAAILDDHAERLTTPPDGFAVTPYEALGIVAAGRNEPRVDVNVDAPLAVGQNAVDDAITALREVAAFDDVLENFATHPWRAATVDGWRVDTRERVADAIEDQLSAVDAMCDLADRLASTVSVELRDATSFEDVERALVTLTDAPVNLLPAAFLDAAFYAPDGPVATLAAAHVERADHESHLRERYASSIFDEDGRELHETLCAYGRLRYVRPSYRRLKRRLTTHAREGYTPDLAALREDARRLRALQSLEDTIAEVDVDPRYLVPFVDGTDVDPEPTQDGIDGARLQENIDWQRVQGVSDWVRALADTDVVDPATASGGLDANAFDTIDEFHEALATHRERFQAARDDLASFVALDELDADGTAFPAASWSAQRTVLETLRENLDRLQDWVAFQAARNRVADTIAGDYLDEFLAAGHDSSHLVSAFERGFYRHWLNALYDETDLDTFNAETYTHHLETYREADDALREHDAAAVRHAVTSRRPSIELEHADSAAQVVLKRELGKAHHQRPLRELFADAGEIIQQLKPCFMMSPRTVADSLALDAIEFDTVIFDEASQIPPAKAVSALVRADQVIVAGDANQLPPTSFFETDLADDTGGRTDLESILDEAAAVIPEQYLTWHYRSAAPSLVSFSNDRYYDGRLRTFPAPATDDTTTGLEFEYVPDGVYDRGDTRQNEREAERVVDIVASHAEMRPDETLGVVAFSRAQERAIRDALADRRRENPTLDAFVDCEDVQEGFFVKTLEVVQGDERDRIVFSVGYGPTESGTVTANFGPLNRSGGHRRLNVAITRARRQVTVVSSLHPEDVDASGATHRGVADFKRYLAHVRDHDPTAASPTASDGDPPITSEVDADSVPTTAGRASPTDDTLDSPLARDVYKTLSDAGFDVATDLGTAGYVLDMAIRDPEDPHQYALGIELDGAAARHAASTRDRERLRQLVLADRGWDVHRIWAPTWATDPERERDRIRERVNGNGDPEPAVDATTLVHPPSDRECTATDPAAEEADSHPVQSDGGDPFDTYEPPTVPDLNGDDFGVPPREVQRALLSIVADAGPVTETTAYRTVAEALEADRLDTDLRERLADQAQAIADAGHLHIHDAFLWPPRDAAEIPLRGHADDRRKVTAIPRAELAKASYVLLANGGAMTRTDLVLETTRRFGYDRVGSRIEERLEEAVDHLIEIEAVIDDGDRIEANLNIDIDAALESVVYQ